One Ostreibacterium oceani DNA segment encodes these proteins:
- a CDS encoding DMT family transporter: MLWAFITVFAALMQALRNAGQKTLGTHLPVLIVTWVRFAFGLPIAAGLVLLLFADKSPANQLQTAFLSYAAIAALAQFSGALCAVKLLNRRNFAVGATLVKSETLFAALLSLFLLGESLSLVAWLSVAIGVTGVFIISVQQANLDAATLIKKLDTPSAGLGLLSGLLFAIAAIYIRKANLSLTDSTSYQAASLTLLTVLFAQSLLGGCYIALLSPTLFKSIRRHLKACLFIGTVSVLGSFGWFWAYALQNITLVKTLGHLEILFAMAITWRYFREKIHWLEYLAILMIVGSSLLVIWL, from the coding sequence ATGCTCTGGGCATTTATCACGGTTTTTGCCGCACTCATGCAGGCACTTCGAAATGCAGGTCAAAAGACGCTCGGTACGCACCTACCTGTGTTAATTGTCACTTGGGTACGGTTTGCATTTGGTTTACCGATTGCTGCGGGTTTGGTACTGCTGCTTTTTGCTGACAAATCGCCTGCTAACCAATTACAAACAGCGTTTCTTAGTTATGCCGCCATTGCCGCGCTGGCGCAATTTTCAGGGGCATTATGCGCCGTTAAACTACTCAATCGACGAAATTTCGCGGTCGGCGCAACGCTGGTCAAAAGCGAAACGCTGTTTGCCGCCCTACTTAGCCTATTTCTATTAGGAGAGTCTTTATCGTTAGTGGCGTGGCTTTCAGTCGCCATCGGCGTCACGGGTGTTTTTATTATCTCCGTCCAGCAAGCCAATCTGGATGCCGCAACCTTAATCAAAAAATTAGACACGCCCTCTGCTGGGCTGGGTTTACTGTCTGGATTATTATTTGCCATTGCTGCTATTTATATCCGCAAAGCCAACCTATCACTGACAGATTCGACCAGCTACCAAGCCGCCAGCCTGACTTTGCTCACGGTTTTATTCGCACAAAGCCTATTGGGTGGTTGCTATATTGCTTTACTCAGCCCCACATTATTTAAAAGCATCCGACGGCATCTAAAGGCTTGTCTGTTTATCGGCACGGTTTCTGTACTCGGATCCTTTGGTTGGTTTTGGGCCTACGCCTTGCAAAATATCACACTAGTCAAAACGCTAGGACACCTTGAAATCCTCTTTGCAATGGCGATTACTTGGCGCTATTTCCGTGAAAAAATTCATTGGCTTGAATACCTCGCGATTCTCATGATTGTTGGTTCGAGTTTACTGGTGATTTGGCTATAA
- a CDS encoding TAXI family TRAP transporter solute-binding subunit translates to MNKSTRISTFASTFTNTVASTVTSAVVLLAAFTQSAHAVQITMATSGSPGGTYNRIVGDICKEINQSDIGKCVTQPSKGSVENMQRVNDGRVNIGVVQSDVLAKEMDNHPNVMPLMGLYTETVLIVARKDANIRSITDFTGKRINLGPEGSGVWDTSNFLLKESNVMLPDLESVSNLSPYGEDGRNGLCNGSFDALIYIGGTPALALHSIVSACEVDLIGLPDELIEKLTTEHNYFYRATIPANTYHGSPQLESIGVNAILIANKNTVSNETAGAIVGRIVEKLSDIKNNVKALGNTNAELIVSAQSILDFHPGAKAYFIAQGYLENENEDEDEAPKAE, encoded by the coding sequence TTGAATAAATCCACACGAATCAGTACGTTTGCCAGTACATTTACCAATACCGTTGCCAGTACTGTCACCAGTGCTGTTGTCTTACTTGCTGCTTTCACGCAATCAGCGCATGCGGTACAAATCACCATGGCGACATCTGGTAGCCCAGGCGGTACTTATAACCGTATCGTTGGTGATATCTGCAAAGAAATCAACCAAAGCGATATTGGCAAATGCGTCACCCAACCATCCAAAGGCTCTGTTGAAAACATGCAGCGTGTCAATGATGGTCGAGTCAATATTGGCGTGGTCCAATCAGACGTACTCGCCAAAGAAATGGACAATCACCCTAACGTGATGCCACTCATGGGGCTCTACACCGAAACCGTATTGATTGTTGCGCGAAAAGATGCCAATATTCGCTCAATCACGGATTTCACAGGCAAAAGAATTAATCTAGGCCCTGAAGGCAGCGGTGTTTGGGATACGTCAAACTTCTTACTCAAAGAGAGTAACGTCATGTTACCCGACTTAGAATCAGTCTCTAACCTAAGCCCATACGGCGAAGATGGGAGAAACGGACTATGTAACGGAAGCTTTGACGCACTGATTTACATTGGTGGTACACCCGCCTTGGCGCTGCATAGCATTGTTTCTGCCTGCGAGGTTGATTTGATTGGTTTACCTGATGAATTAATCGAAAAGCTAACGACAGAACACAATTATTTTTACCGCGCCACAATCCCTGCAAACACCTATCATGGCTCACCACAACTTGAATCGATTGGCGTGAACGCCATTTTAATCGCCAATAAAAATACCGTGAGTAATGAGACTGCGGGCGCCATTGTTGGCAGAATTGTCGAAAAACTAAGCGACATTAAAAACAATGTCAAAGCGCTAGGCAATACAAATGCAGAACTAATTGTCTCTGCACAGTCGATTCTTGACTTTCATCCAGGTGCTAAAGCTTACTTTATAGCGCAAGGCTATTTAGAAAATGAAAATGAAGATGAAGATGAAGCGCCCAAAGCTGAATAA
- the rapZ gene encoding RNase adapter RapZ, producing MIIISGLSGAGKTVALHTLEDLGYYCIDNLPITLLPALYKEQQNIDVPIAVGIDIRSQTSNTKTIPQLIASFKKQDPANPARVLFLTAKNSVLIKRFSESRRKHPLSMQGITLTDAIEKEKKVLSPLLLSADYRIDTSALNIYELKSRITDWLSIANDTIPVITLESFGFKYGVPIDADLVYDVRFLPNPYWDSSLRHFNGKDEAIQTYLSQFDVTHDFANDTLAYLKKWLPTYLQSSRSYLTIAVGCTGGKHRSVFMTETLAKALRIDYPKLNLRHRDLPDH from the coding sequence ATGATTATCATAAGCGGACTTTCTGGCGCTGGTAAGACAGTCGCCCTGCACACATTAGAGGATTTAGGGTATTATTGCATTGACAATTTACCTATCACGCTGTTGCCTGCGTTGTATAAAGAACAACAAAATATCGATGTACCCATTGCGGTGGGTATTGATATCCGCAGCCAAACGAGTAACACCAAAACCATTCCGCAGCTCATTGCATCGTTTAAAAAGCAAGACCCCGCCAATCCAGCCCGTGTGTTATTTTTAACCGCTAAAAATAGCGTGCTCATCAAGCGGTTCAGCGAATCACGGCGCAAGCACCCATTAAGCATGCAAGGCATCACGCTCACCGACGCCATTGAAAAAGAAAAAAAAGTATTATCCCCGCTCCTGCTTAGTGCAGATTATCGCATTGATACTAGCGCACTGAATATTTACGAGCTTAAATCACGCATCACCGACTGGCTGTCGATTGCTAACGATACCATTCCTGTTATTACCCTAGAATCGTTTGGTTTTAAATATGGGGTTCCTATTGACGCGGATTTGGTCTATGACGTTCGTTTTTTACCCAATCCTTACTGGGACAGCTCGCTTCGTCACTTCAATGGCAAAGACGAAGCGATACAAACCTATTTATCGCAATTCGACGTGACACATGATTTTGCCAATGACACGCTTGCGTACCTGAAAAAATGGCTACCGACGTATTTACAGAGCAGCCGTTCGTATCTCACTATCGCCGTGGGCTGTACAGGCGGCAAGCACCGCAGTGTTTTTATGACAGAGACCTTGGCCAAAGCCCTGCGAATCGACTACCCAAAATTAAACCTACGCCATCGCGACTTGCCCGATCATTAA
- the rpoH gene encoding RNA polymerase sigma factor RpoH: MSKYLSTVNQLPAAQDDIGSYFSKISKIPVLTKEEEQALTHELYYNNSIEAARTLILHHLRFVVYIAKNYRGYGLALPDLIQEGNVGLMKAVKNFDPNKNVRLASFAVHWIKSEINEFVIKNWKMVKVATTKEQRKLFFNLRSQKKTFNWLTVDEAQKIADDLHVSKEQVFEMESRLAGQDVSFDFTDQDEDSESSNALVPSHWLSTSESEDPAIIAEQNETSANNQMAIHAALNSLDERSREIVMKRWLDEDNKSTLQNLADEYGVSPERIRQIETQAMKKLRSHMIM; this comes from the coding sequence ATGAGTAAATATCTCAGTACCGTCAATCAACTACCTGCTGCCCAAGATGATATTGGTAGTTATTTCAGTAAAATCAGCAAGATTCCTGTTCTGACAAAAGAAGAGGAACAAGCGCTAACGCACGAGTTATACTATAACAATAGCATTGAGGCGGCGCGAACGCTCATTTTGCATCACCTGCGCTTTGTCGTTTATATCGCTAAAAACTATCGTGGTTATGGCTTGGCATTGCCAGATTTAATCCAAGAAGGCAACGTTGGTCTCATGAAGGCGGTGAAAAATTTTGACCCCAATAAAAATGTGCGGTTGGCTTCGTTTGCTGTGCATTGGATAAAGTCTGAAATCAATGAATTTGTCATCAAAAATTGGAAAATGGTCAAAGTCGCCACCACCAAAGAGCAACGCAAACTCTTTTTTAACTTGCGTAGTCAAAAGAAAACATTTAATTGGTTAACGGTAGACGAGGCACAAAAAATTGCCGATGATTTACATGTGAGCAAAGAACAAGTGTTTGAAATGGAGTCCCGCCTAGCTGGACAGGATGTTTCCTTTGACTTTACTGATCAAGACGAGGATAGCGAGAGTAGCAATGCCTTGGTCCCTAGCCATTGGCTTAGCACTTCAGAAAGCGAAGACCCTGCAATAATTGCAGAACAAAATGAAACATCTGCAAACAATCAAATGGCGATTCATGCCGCGCTCAATTCATTGGATGAGCGGAGTCGTGAAATTGTCATGAAACGCTGGCTAGACGAAGACAACAAATCCACCCTGCAAAATTTAGCCGATGAGTACGGTGTCTCACCTGAGCGCATTCGACAAATTGAGACACAAGCCATGAAGAAATTACGCAGCCATATGATTATGTAG
- a CDS encoding tripartite tricarboxylate transporter TctB family protein, whose protein sequence is MTNDRIGALLLLVFCITYGILATQIPLLPIQAKAAFTAKTMPMALTGLGIVLSLILLIKPGSNARPAIKGFDWQSAILICALMVAYGFLVKPLGFILATILFLASMMLVLGERRWWLIATVAITFSVSFWLLMNKGLDVYIEALPAFLT, encoded by the coding sequence ATGACCAATGATCGTATCGGCGCCTTGTTGCTACTGGTTTTTTGTATCACCTACGGCATATTGGCGACACAAATCCCGTTGCTGCCCATACAAGCCAAAGCGGCGTTTACCGCCAAAACGATGCCCATGGCATTAACAGGGCTGGGGATTGTTTTATCCCTTATCTTACTTATAAAACCAGGCAGTAATGCACGCCCTGCGATAAAAGGCTTTGATTGGCAATCAGCCATACTGATTTGTGCACTCATGGTCGCCTACGGATTTTTAGTTAAGCCGCTCGGTTTTATTTTAGCCACTATTTTATTCCTTGCATCCATGATGCTTGTTTTAGGTGAGCGGCGCTGGTGGCTAATCGCAACCGTTGCTATTACCTTTTCTGTTTCGTTTTGGCTTTTAATGAATAAGGGGCTAGATGTTTACATCGAGGCCTTGCCAGCGTTTCTTACCTAA
- the tsaE gene encoding tRNA (adenosine(37)-N6)-threonylcarbamoyltransferase complex ATPase subunit type 1 TsaE, with product MQSHSIDITDISQLAQVAKQLSHDSHGSLWIYLIGDLGAGKTTFSQLFIQAKDYSGIVNSPTYAIMNEYDIDNNANNSNSTNIDKPVSIIHCDLYRLGSPEELYEIGLIDMVLEKQATCLVEWPEKGRGVLPRPDIQLHFQYTADGRRTLTITR from the coding sequence ATGCAAAGCCACTCCATCGACATTACTGATATTAGCCAGCTAGCACAAGTTGCAAAACAACTATCACATGATTCTCATGGTAGCTTGTGGATATATCTCATCGGTGATTTAGGCGCAGGCAAAACGACATTTAGCCAACTTTTCATTCAAGCCAAAGACTATTCAGGGATTGTCAACAGCCCAACTTATGCGATTATGAATGAGTATGACATTGATAACAATGCTAACAATAGCAATTCGACTAATATCGACAAACCCGTATCGATTATTCACTGTGATTTATATCGCCTTGGCTCACCTGAAGAATTATATGAAATTGGGCTGATTGACATGGTACTGGAAAAGCAAGCGACTTGCCTCGTTGAATGGCCAGAAAAGGGGCGCGGCGTTCTCCCACGACCAGACATCCAACTGCATTTTCAGTATACCGCTGATGGACGCCGTACATTAACTATAACGCGTTAA
- a CDS encoding Bug family tripartite tricarboxylate transporter substrate binding protein yields MNNYFNKPLLKASLLALVLGASVNAQATDIDKIHFLVPGGAGGGWDGTARGTGEALTRAGIVGNASYENMSGGGGGKAIAHLIESANDETLMVNSTPIIIRSLQKQFPQNFRDLTPVAGIIGDYAAMVVHKDSEINQFDDLVQAYKADPTKVAIGGGSVAGGMDHLVAALVMKGVGANPVDVKYIPYDAGGKAMAGLLSGEIKALSTGMSEALELARQGEVKILCVTAAERVADAPDYPTCKESGSDTEFVNWRGYFAAPNLAEDKKAAYIAAFEKMYETEAWETVRSRNGWINIWHPGDDFSAFLEAQEKAIADLMRELGFL; encoded by the coding sequence ATGAATAATTATTTTAACAAACCACTACTTAAAGCCTCATTGCTCGCACTGGTGCTGGGTGCGAGTGTCAATGCGCAGGCAACCGATATTGACAAAATTCACTTTCTCGTGCCAGGCGGTGCAGGTGGTGGCTGGGATGGTACCGCACGCGGAACTGGCGAAGCGCTCACGAGAGCTGGTATCGTTGGTAATGCATCCTATGAAAACATGTCAGGCGGTGGTGGCGGTAAGGCCATCGCACACTTGATAGAATCCGCCAACGATGAGACATTGATGGTTAACTCAACACCCATCATCATTCGCTCGTTGCAAAAACAATTTCCACAAAATTTCCGTGACTTAACCCCTGTCGCAGGCATTATTGGTGACTATGCGGCAATGGTCGTACACAAAGACTCAGAAATCAATCAATTCGATGATTTGGTACAAGCCTACAAAGCCGACCCGACTAAAGTCGCTATCGGCGGTGGTTCGGTTGCTGGTGGTATGGATCACTTGGTCGCCGCGCTTGTCATGAAAGGCGTAGGCGCAAACCCAGTCGATGTCAAATACATCCCCTATGATGCGGGCGGAAAAGCAATGGCAGGATTACTGTCAGGTGAAATCAAAGCATTATCAACGGGCATGAGTGAAGCACTAGAGTTGGCCAGACAAGGTGAGGTTAAAATTTTATGCGTCACGGCCGCAGAGCGTGTTGCTGATGCGCCAGACTACCCAACGTGTAAAGAGTCGGGTTCTGATACCGAGTTTGTCAATTGGCGTGGTTATTTTGCCGCCCCCAACTTAGCCGAAGACAAAAAAGCGGCTTATATCGCGGCCTTTGAAAAAATGTACGAAACAGAGGCGTGGGAAACCGTTCGCTCGCGTAACGGCTGGATTAACATATGGCATCCAGGCGATGACTTTTCGGCTTTTTTAGAAGCCCAAGAAAAAGCCATTGCGGATTTGATGCGTGAGCTAGGGTTCTTATAA
- the aroB gene encoding 3-dehydroquinate synthase — protein sequence MKTVYVELDQFRYPIYIGSGLLTQASLLAKHIHGRQICIITNAVIATHYLDGFKRTLNDLLNQSMSQPLTQPVTQPVSQSEQENKTNSRIETVILPEGETHKNQAAIDQIYESLLTKRFARDCVIIALGGGIVGDVAGFAAASYQRGVDFIQIPTTLLAQVDSSVGGKTGINHRLGKNMIGAFKQPNAVIIDTDVLSTLPQREIAAGMAEVIKYGLIRDKAFLMRLDTILESTIALSPSAITEVIETACRHKAAVVANDEKEKGERATLNLGHTFGHAIESVTQYKTYLHGEAIAIGMMMALDLSKTLGWIDQADCDLAESLFVRAGCPTTLQIPIAADTIRSAMQHDKKVLGERLRLILVKALGEAVICEGIDESLILDCITNRTIPIDS from the coding sequence ATGAAAACGGTTTATGTTGAGCTCGATCAATTTCGTTACCCGATTTATATCGGTAGCGGCCTATTGACGCAAGCGAGTCTGCTGGCAAAACATATTCATGGCAGACAAATTTGTATCATAACCAATGCCGTGATTGCAACGCATTATTTGGATGGGTTCAAACGAACGCTCAATGACTTACTCAATCAATCAATGAGTCAGCCACTCACTCAACCAGTTACTCAGCCAGTTAGCCAATCAGAGCAGGAAAACAAAACAAACAGCCGCATTGAAACGGTGATTTTGCCAGAGGGTGAAACACACAAAAACCAAGCAGCAATTGACCAAATTTATGAGTCCTTGCTGACAAAACGATTTGCTCGTGATTGCGTGATTATTGCGTTAGGTGGTGGTATTGTTGGTGATGTGGCAGGGTTTGCGGCTGCGTCTTATCAGCGTGGCGTTGATTTTATACAAATACCAACGACGTTATTGGCGCAAGTCGATTCTTCGGTCGGTGGCAAAACCGGTATTAATCATCGGCTAGGTAAAAATATGATTGGTGCATTTAAGCAGCCTAATGCCGTCATTATAGACACAGATGTGCTGTCAACCTTGCCGCAGCGAGAAATTGCAGCCGGCATGGCCGAGGTGATTAAGTATGGTTTGATTCGTGATAAGGCTTTTTTGATGCGGTTGGACACGATATTGGAAAGCACTATCGCATTATCACCATCAGCGATAACCGAGGTGATTGAAACTGCCTGTCGACACAAAGCAGCCGTCGTTGCCAACGATGAAAAGGAAAAAGGCGAACGGGCGACACTAAACCTAGGACATACTTTTGGTCATGCTATCGAATCAGTCACCCAGTACAAAACGTATTTGCACGGCGAAGCAATTGCCATCGGCATGATGATGGCGCTGGATTTATCCAAAACGTTGGGGTGGATTGACCAAGCAGACTGTGATTTGGCTGAGTCATTGTTTGTGCGTGCAGGCTGCCCAACAACGCTACAAATACCCATCGCAGCGGATACGATTCGCTCTGCCATGCAGCATGATAAAAAAGTGTTGGGTGAGCGATTACGACTGATTTTAGTAAAAGCACTGGGCGAAGCGGTTATTTGCGAAGGCATTGATGAATCGCTAATTTTAGATTGTATTACGAACCGAACCATTCCCATTGACTCGTGA
- a CDS encoding tripartite tricarboxylate transporter permease: MLEGILIGLSTAITPTNLMMVVLGCFIGTFIGMLPGLGPISAIALMIPITYGFEPATGMILMAGVYYGAIFGGSTSSILINAPGVAGTVATAFDGYPMAKNGMAGKALAIAAYSSFSGGTIAALFLLFAAPSLAKISLSFQSSDYFALMVLGLTAVAAFAGKGSMVKALLMTVFGLMLSTVGTDETQGIPRFTLGMLDLLDGISFLLLAMAAFALSEALMTILKRPNEANRQQEREAQKNIGSIRLSKAEVKEMAPTVARSSVLGFFVGVLPGAGATIASFLAYGMEQRLGGAKRAKEFGKGSIRGLAAPETANNAACSGSFVPLLTLGIPGSGTTAIMLGALISYGVQPGPRLFVDNPEVFWSVIISMYIGCLVLLILNLPLIPYISKILTIPTNLLLPMIIFFSLIGVYFVTFNTFDIHLMVIFAIAAVILRLLDFPLAPMLLGFILGGMMEENLRRALLINDDSWSFVWERPLTLSILVIAVLILVVPMLMPTLRNLLGKRQERAGEGG, from the coding sequence ATGTTAGAAGGCATTTTAATTGGACTCAGCACCGCCATCACCCCGACCAATCTGATGATGGTCGTGCTTGGTTGCTTTATTGGTACATTTATTGGCATGCTACCTGGGCTAGGCCCCATCTCAGCCATTGCGCTGATGATTCCAATCACCTATGGTTTTGAACCTGCAACGGGCATGATTCTAATGGCAGGGGTTTATTACGGCGCGATTTTTGGCGGGTCGACTTCCTCAATCTTAATTAACGCCCCAGGCGTTGCAGGCACGGTAGCGACTGCATTTGATGGCTACCCGATGGCGAAAAACGGGATGGCAGGAAAAGCCCTCGCCATCGCCGCCTATTCATCATTTAGCGGTGGCACCATCGCTGCGTTGTTTCTATTATTTGCAGCGCCTTCGTTGGCCAAAATTTCGCTTTCTTTTCAATCCAGTGATTATTTTGCCCTGATGGTACTGGGCTTGACTGCTGTGGCCGCTTTTGCCGGTAAAGGCAGCATGGTCAAAGCCCTCCTAATGACTGTATTTGGATTGATGCTTTCTACCGTAGGCACCGATGAAACACAGGGCATCCCTCGATTCACTTTAGGTATGCTGGATTTACTGGATGGTATTAGCTTTTTATTGCTAGCCATGGCAGCCTTTGCTTTATCAGAAGCCTTGATGACTATCTTAAAACGCCCGAATGAAGCCAATCGCCAGCAAGAACGCGAGGCCCAAAAAAACATCGGCTCGATTCGTCTCAGCAAAGCCGAAGTCAAAGAAATGGCGCCTACTGTCGCTCGCTCTTCGGTATTGGGATTTTTCGTCGGCGTACTGCCTGGTGCAGGCGCCACCATTGCCAGTTTTTTGGCCTATGGCATGGAACAACGCCTAGGCGGCGCCAAACGTGCCAAAGAATTTGGCAAAGGCTCTATCCGTGGCTTGGCCGCGCCCGAAACCGCCAATAATGCGGCTTGCTCAGGGTCATTTGTTCCGCTGCTGACGCTAGGTATTCCAGGCTCTGGCACTACCGCGATTATGTTAGGCGCGCTAATTTCTTATGGCGTACAACCTGGACCGCGGCTGTTTGTGGACAACCCCGAAGTATTTTGGTCTGTTATTATCTCTATGTATATCGGTTGTCTTGTCCTGTTAATTCTGAATTTGCCGTTGATTCCTTATATTTCTAAAATATTGACCATCCCGACAAATTTACTGTTACCCATGATTATTTTCTTTTCTCTCATCGGGGTTTATTTTGTCACATTCAATACATTTGACATCCATTTGATGGTCATTTTTGCCATTGCGGCGGTAATATTACGACTGCTAGACTTTCCGCTTGCCCCCATGCTGCTAGGCTTTATCCTAGGCGGCATGATGGAAGAAAACTTGCGTCGAGCCTTACTGATTAATGATGATAGCTGGTCATTTGTATGGGAGCGCCCATTGACGCTCAGTATTTTGGTTATTGCTGTTTTAATTTTGGTTGTTCCTATGCTAATGCCTACCTTAAGAAATCTATTGGGCAAACGCCAAGAACGTGCTGGTGAAGGTGGCTAA